From Oncorhynchus keta strain PuntledgeMale-10-30-2019 chromosome 25, Oket_V2, whole genome shotgun sequence, one genomic window encodes:
- the LOC127911920 gene encoding phosphoserine aminotransferase-like encodes MSLVLEWIKNNGGVDAMETLNKKKSSMIYDIINSSNHFYTCPVDVACRSRMNVPFRVGKKQGDETLEKDFLDGASKLGMISLKGHRRTWAALVLLW; translated from the exons atgAGTCTGGTTCTGGAGTGGATAAAGAACAACGGAGGTGTAGACGCCATGGAAACGCTCAACAAGAAGAAGTCCAGTATGATCTATGATATCATCAACTCCTCCAACCACTTCTACAC GTGTCCGGTGGACGTGGCGTGTCGTAGTCGTATGAACGTTCCGTTCCGCGTGGGGAAGAAACAGGGTGACGAAACTCTGGAGAAGGACTTCCTGGATGGAGCCTCCAAACTGGGGATGATCTCACTGAAGgggcacag AAGAACGTGGGCTGCGCTGGTGTTGCTGTGGTGA